One Polaribacter reichenbachii genomic window, ACACCAATTTCATCAATGATAAAAACGGTTTTAGAAAATGAACCAACTTCTAAATTCACTTTAGTTTATGGTAATAAAACTGCTGCTGATACTATTTTTTATGATGAATTAAACACCTTAAAAGAATCAAATTCTAATCGTTTTAAATTACATTATATTTTTAGTAGAGAAGATGTTAAAAACCAATTAAGAGGTAGAATCGACAAAAGTGTAACCAACTACTTTGTAAAGAATATGTACAAAGAAACTTCTTTTGATGCTGCTTTTTTATGTGGACCAGAACAAATGATTAATGAGGTTACCAATACTTTAAAAGGCAATTACTTTACCAAAGAAAATATTCATTTTGAATTGTTTACAGCTTCTATTGATGAAGAAGCTGCATCCGAAGTAAAAGAAGGAACTACAGAAATTACAGTGTTGTTAGATGATGAAGAAACAACCTTTACAATGCCACAAACTGATGACATTTTAGCAGCCAGTTTACGTAATCATTTAGATGCGCCTTATTCTTGCCAGGGTGGAGTTTGTAGTTCTTGTATGTGTAAAGTTACAGAAGGAAAAGCTATAATGGTTAAAAACACCATTTTAACAGATAGCGAAGTTGAAGAAGGCTTAATTTTAGCCTGCCAAGCTTATCCAACTACACCAAAAATTAGCATCGATTTTGATGATGTTTAAGCATCAGAAAACTTATATTTAATCGTAAAGGATGGGTTTTCCATCCTTTCTTTTTTTGACTTCAATTAAAAAACAGTATTTTTAGACAATGGACATTTACGATTTTAAAAATGCCTTCCTCATAG contains:
- a CDS encoding ferredoxin--NADP reductase — its product is MATFHKVNIQEVKQETAFAVSVVFNIPQQLKANFYFEAGQYITLQKVINGEEIRRAYSICSSPKSNEIRVAIKAVENGTFSKYATSELKAGDEIEISEPEGRFELKPEANKNYIAFAAGSGITPISSMIKTVLENEPTSKFTLVYGNKTAADTIFYDELNTLKESNSNRFKLHYIFSREDVKNQLRGRIDKSVTNYFVKNMYKETSFDAAFLCGPEQMINEVTNTLKGNYFTKENIHFELFTASIDEEAASEVKEGTTEITVLLDDEETTFTMPQTDDILAASLRNHLDAPYSCQGGVCSSCMCKVTEGKAIMVKNTILTDSEVEEGLILACQAYPTTPKISIDFDDV